In Macrobrachium rosenbergii isolate ZJJX-2024 chromosome 47, ASM4041242v1, whole genome shotgun sequence, the following are encoded in one genomic region:
- the LOC136830613 gene encoding uncharacterized protein — MRASVACGRWVFLVFLLWAPKTRAKLSLEGHFYLDGCAFLSNVSATLELQRLNATADYALQLEARGSSTARLIGDQQLCKIPSGFLYHFTFTIEGQVASLRFEQVEIPEEEKEGVADLKEEAGPIRTCHFNPGQPVEVLSGYGFLSCRGKKDEENVSRAVDRWKKAIEVEEAEAKYYKGVLLGTVIACVAFVIAGCALCIVLRLKATERPPPSRPRRRASTPAASVQTRVTNDQNSSSQHPPLMTSSGNR; from the exons ATGAGAGCTTCCGTTGCCTGTGGTAGATGGGTTTTCCTGGTTTTCCTGCTGTGGGCACCCAAGACCAGAGCCAAGCTGAGTCTCGAAGGGCATTTCTACCTCGATG GTTGCGCTTTTCTGTCCAACGTGTCAGCTACGCTGGAATTACAGCGTCTGAACGCGACCGCCGATTACGCTCTGCAGTTGGAGGCCAGAGGGTCGTCTACGGCCCGACTAATCGGCGATCAGCAGCTCTGCAAGATACCCTCGGGGTTTCTGTACCACTTCACCTTCACGATAGAGGGCCAAGTGGCTTCGCTGAGGTTCGAGCAGGTCGAGATTccggaggaggagaaggagggagtgGCTGATCTGAAGGAGGAGGCAGGACCCATTAGAACCTGTCACTTCAACCCGGGCCAACCCGTCGAAGTTCTGAGCGGGTACGGGTTCCTTTCGTGTAGAG GTAAAAAGGACGAGGAGAATGTCTCAAGAGCCGTAGACAGGTGGAAGAAAGCCATTGAAGTCGAAGAGGCGGAAGCTAAGTACTACAAAGGAGTCCTTTTGGGCACCGTCATTGCCT GCGTAGCGTTCGTCATCGCCGGATGCGCCCTTTGTATCGTGTTGCGACTGAAGGCGACTGAACGCCCCCCGCCGTCGCGCCCTAGGAGGCGCGCGAGCACGCCGGCAGCGAGCGTGCAGACGAGGGTAACGAATGACCAGAACAGTAGCTCTCAACACCCGCCATTAATGACGAGCTCAGGAAACCGGTAA
- the LOC136830614 gene encoding uncharacterized protein, protein MSFLSSSQVLKGSVNLLSQNLLEDVADGAEDLRSPPCTVYLYSRAVMGNEGKGTMGAKHWALYFDWGYYSATYDANEQNGLLTPFFCEGKPKAPAPGVEFGVKVVKRNLRATPHAVDEKAKENRYSGRVYDLILANCQIWARELARLLGFDLPTGQVEEYVDIGLTTATAAGVVATLVTAAMKNKS, encoded by the coding sequence ATGTCCTTCCTATCTTCGTCACAGGTGCTGAAGGGCAGCGTCAATCTCCTCAGCCAGAACCTCCTCGAAGACGTCGCCGACGGAGCCGAGGACCTTCGGTCTCCGCCCTGCACCGTCTACCTGTACTCGCGCGCCGTCATGGGGAACGAAGGCAAGGGAACCATGGGAGCGAAGCACTGGGCCCTCTACTTCGACTGGGGCTACTACTCGGCCACCTACGACGCTAACGAGCAGAACGGCCTCCTGACGCCCTTCTTCTGCGAGGGCAAGCCGAAGGCTCCGGCGCCCGGCGTGGAATTCGGCGTGAAGGTCGTCAAGAGGAATCTGAGGGCGACGCCCCACGCAGTCGACGAGAAGGCGAAAGAGAATCGCTACAGCGGGAGAGTCTACGACCTGATCCTGGCCAACTGTCAGATCTGGGCCAGGGAGCTGGCGAGGCTCCTTGGGTTCGATCTCCCGACGGGGCAGGTGGAGGAGTACGTCGACATCGGCCTGACGACGGCTACAGCTGCCGGGGTCGTGGCGACACTTGTCACAGCTGCTATGAAGAACAAAAGTTAG
- the LOC136830954 gene encoding uncharacterized protein: MSLRYSSKSVADGINLLRGRCSAQNLEADRRLTPCTVDLYIRPIFGADGAALPVAKHWLLHFKWDHDELTFEANDVEGLLEPRAFPGRPEPLERGTYEVQRLKKDLRVYPKTVLELAKKNKYNGQGYRLFGCNCQHWARELGRLLGIKLPADQVVEGADIAATTTILGGLAIGIGALLGSALSRSNKN, translated from the coding sequence ATGTCTCTCCGGTACAGCTCCAAAAGCGTGGCAGACGGCATCAACCTCCTGAGGGGCCGCTGCTCGGCGCAAAACCTGGAGGCGGACAGGCGACTGACGCCGTGCACCGTAGACCTATACATCCGGCCCATCTTCGGAGCAGATGGCGCGGCTTTGCCCGTCGCCAAACACTGGCTGCTCCATTTCAAGTGGGACCACGACGAGCTGACCTTCGAAGCCAACGACGTCGAAGGCCTTCTGGAACCGAGGGCTTTCCCAGGAAGGCCCGAGCCTCTGGAGCGAGGGACCTACGAAGTCCAAAGACTGAAGAAGGATCTCCGCGTTTACCCGAAGACGGTTCTTGAACTGGCGAAAAAGAACAAGTACAACGGACAAGGTTACAGGTTGTTCGGGTGCAACTGCCAGCACTGGGCACGCGAACTCGGCCGTCTCTTGGGCATTAAGCTCCCTGCTGACCAGGTCGTCGAAGGGGCGGATATTGCCGCGACGACCACGATCCTCGGCGGTCTAGCCATTGGTATTGGGGCATTGCTTGGAAGTGCGCTTTCGAGGAGCAATAAGAACTGA
- the LOC136830616 gene encoding uncharacterized protein isoform X5: protein MAPSRHNLTPENDERARRCRVELHRRPIVGIIGYHWALYFRWEDGYDMHYEATDVDKRLIARCGRGKPEQTFDTLVMDLGTKVLSPKRVNLCARENPHNGALYILTKMNCQVWAKQLASDLGITIPITVNILKYIPGSELLDGIHLLSGSGSGSSKSSSRR from the coding sequence ATGGCCCCCTCCAGACACAACTTGACTCCCGAGAACGACGAGCGCGCCAGACGCTGCAGGGTGGAGCTGCACCGTAGGCCTATCGTGGGCATCATCGGCTACCACTGGGCGCTCTACTTCCGGTGGGAGGACGGCTACGACATGCACTACGAAGCCACGGACGTCGACAAGCGCCTCATCGCCCGCTGCGGCCGAGGGAAGCCGGAGCAGACCTTCGACACCCTGGTGATGGACCTGGGGACTAAGGTGCTGTCTCCGAAGAGGGTGAACCTTTGCGCCAGGGAGAACCCCCACAACGGCGCCCTCTACATCCTGACGAAGATGAACTGCCAGGTGTGGGCCAAGCAGCTGGCCTCGGATTTGGGAATCACCATTCCGATCACGGTCAACATCCTCAAATACATTCCCGGATCGGAGCTGCTGGACGGGATCCACCTCCTCAGCGGATCCGGCTCCGGATCCTCGAAGAGTTCTTCCAGGAGATAA
- the LOC136830616 gene encoding uncharacterized protein isoform X4, producing MSSNAGLDLITDDDRAKPCKVELHRKSLIGPFAYHWVFYFRWEGGYDMYCEGVDDDKVLRPHCERGMPEMGLFPLVEDLGTRQDLSPKRVNTLALRNRCNGKVYEITRMNCQVWAKQLAGDLGIDILTPINVVGSIPGSEVIDELHSIVKYGSGSSSLSKK from the coding sequence ATGTCTTCCAACGCAGGACTCGACTTGATAACTGATGACGACCGCGCCAAACCTTGCAAGGTGGAGTTGCACCGCAAGTCCCTAATAGGCCCCTTCGCCTACCACTGGGTATTCTACTTCAGGTGGGAGGGCGGTTACGACATGTACTGTGAAGGCGTAGACGATGACAAGGTCCTCAGACCGCACTGCGAACGAGGGATGCCGGAAATGGGGTTATTCCCTCTTGTGGAGGATCTGGGAACTAGACAGGACCTCTCACCGAAGAGGGTAAACACGCTCGCCTTGCGGAACCGCTGTAACGGCAAAGTTTACGAGATCACTCGAATGAACTGCCAGGTGTGGGCCAAACAGCTGGCTGGTGATTTGGGCATCGACATTCTAACACCGATCAATGTCGTGGGATCGATTCCTGGGTCTGAGGTCATAGATGAGCTCCATTCCATTGTCAAATACGGGTCAGGGAGTTCCAGCTTGTCCAAGAAATAA
- the LOC136830616 gene encoding uncharacterized protein isoform X3, with protein sequence MSSHPGLDLITDDDRVRPCRVKLYQRPILGPLASHWALYFRWEDGYDLHCEGLDVDGILKPSCERGKPERNPDSEVTDIETLDHLSPKRVNRRALRNRRNGKPYNYTKMNCQGWAKQLASDLGFDIKVSENIAGLIPGSEVVDVVYRWWNKSGSSKKSSKDK encoded by the coding sequence ATGTCTTCCCACCCGGGGCTCGACCTGATAACAGACGACGATCGCGTTAGACCTTGCAGGGTGAAGTTGTACCAAAGGCCCATCTTAGGCCCCTTGGCCTCACACTGGGCCCTCTACTTCAGGTGGGAGGACGGATACGACTTGCACTGCGAAGGCCTAGACGTCGACGGCATCCTCAAGCCAAGCTGCGAACGAGGAAAGCCGGAACGTAACCCCGACTCCGAGGTGACGGATATCGAAACTTTGGACCACCTCTCCCCGAAGAGGGTAAACAGGCGCGCCTTGCGGAACCGCCGCAACGGCAAACCTTACAACTACACTAAGATGAACTGCCAGGGATGGGCCAAGCAGCTGGCATCGGATTTGGGATTCGACATTAAAGTATCGGAGAATATCGCGGGACTCATTCCCGGGTCTGAGGTCGTCGATGTGGTCTATCGCTGGTGGAACAAGTCTGGGAGCTCTAAGAAGTCCTCGAAGGATAAATAG
- the LOC136830616 gene encoding uncharacterized protein isoform X1 has protein sequence MSSYSDLYLIYDDDRARPCSVVLYQRPLLGPLAYHWALYFRWDDEIDMHCEALDTNGILKPRCEPGKPERCLGSKATEVGTLCRLSPKTVNRLAYSNRHNDKRYNLLAMNCQVWAKQLASDLGFDIPVAEDIKKYVPIARDDHGIPFQDVFRDVLPAGVNAGVGVGVGDVLCRGLGSMFGGYTAKAQERFNVL, from the exons ATGTCTTCCTACTCGGATCTCTACTTGATATATGACGACGACCGCGCCAGACCTTGCAGCGTGGTGTTGTACCAGAGGCCCCTTCTAGGCCCCTTGGCCTATCACTGGGCGCTCTACTTCAGGTGGGATGACGAAATCGACATGCACTGCGAGGCCTTAGACACCAACGGCATTCTGAAGCCTCGCTGCGAACCGGGGAAGCCGGAGCGGTGTCTCGGCTCCAAGGCGACCGAAGTCGGAACCCTGTGCCGCCTCTCCCCGAAGACGGTGAACAGGCTGGCCTACAGCAACCGCCACAACGACAAACGCTACAACCTGTTGGCTATGAACTGCCAAGTGTGGGCCAAGCAACTGGCGTCGGATTTGGGATTCGACATTCCAGTGGCAGAGGATATCAAGAAGTACGTTCCCATTGCCCGCGACGATCACGGGATACCCTTCCAGGATGTGTTCCGCGATGTCCTCCCCGCTGGGGTCAACGCTGGAGTCGGCGTAGGGGTCGGCGATGTGCTCTGTCGGGGCTTAGGCTCTATGTTTGGGGGCTATACCGCAAAGGCTCAAGAGAGATTTAATGTGCTG TAA
- the LOC136830616 gene encoding uncharacterized protein isoform X2: protein MSSYSGRRPILDDDDRARSCRVELHKRPVFTDLGFHWALYFQWEDGYDMHYEATDVHMFLTPNWGRGKPEQSFFTSVTHLATKVLSPKRVHRCARENRYNGAFYVLTKMNCQVWAWRLASDLGITTIPLPTNITRHIPAGEVLEGVADGLYFGFSALFGSSKKSLKDK from the coding sequence ATGTCTTCCTACTCGGGACGCAGGCCGATTCTCGATGACGACGACCGCGCCAGATCCTGCCGGGTGGAACTACACAAAAGGCCTGTTTTCACCGACTTGGGTTTCCACTGGGCCCTCTATTTCCAGTGGGAGGACGGGTACGACATGCACTACGAGGCCACGGACGTCCACATGTTCCTCACCCCGAACTGGGGCCGAGGGAAACCGGAGCAGAGCTTCTTTACCTCTGTCACGCACCTAGCGACGAAGGTGCTGTCTCCGAAGAGGGTGCATCGGTGCGCCAGGGAGAACCGCTACAACGGCGCCTTCTACGTCCTGACGAAGATGAACTGTCAGGTGTGGGCCTGGCGACTGGCGTCCGATTTGGGAATCACCACCATTCCACTGCCAACGAATATCACACGTCACATTCCCGCGGGGGAGGTCCTCGAGGGAGTCGCCGATGGGCTCTATTTCGGCTTTAGCGCCTTATTTGGGAGCTCTAAAAAGTCCTTGAAGGATAAATAG